In one window of Calypte anna isolate BGI_N300 chromosome 1, bCalAnn1_v1.p, whole genome shotgun sequence DNA:
- the LOC103527741 gene encoding histone H2B 5 isoform X1, with the protein MERLQCLACHFQGLDCPLLGQQNLSPVTLRSAVVAALRSSERAPRMPEPAKSTSAPKKGSKKAVTKTQKKGDKKRHKSRKESYSIYVYKVLKQVHPDTGISSKAMGIMNSFVNDIFERIAGEASRLAHYNKRSTITSREIQTAVRLLLPGELAKHAVSEGTKAVTKYTSSK; encoded by the exons ATGGAGCGGCTGCAGT GTTTAGCCTGTCACTTCCAAGGGCTTGACTGTCCCTTGCTGGGGCAGCAGAACCTCTCACCAGTGACTCTTAGAAGTGCTGTTGTggcag CTCTAAGATCCAGTGAAAGAGCACCCAGGATGCCGGAACCTGCGAAGTCCACCTCTGCCCCCAAAaagggctccaagaaagctgtgaCAAAGACCCAGAAGAAAGGCGACAAGAAGCGACACaagagcaggaaggaaagctACTCCATCTATGTCTACAAAGTGCTGAAGCAGGTCCACCCTGACACCGGCATTTCTTCCAAGGCCATGGGCATCATGAACTCCTTCGTCAACGACATCTTTGAGCGTATTGCTGGAGAAGCCTCCCGCCTGGCCCATTACAACAAGCGCTCCACCATCACCTCCCGGGAGATCCAGACAGCTGTACGCCTGCTGCTCCCCGGGGAGCTGGCCAAGCACGCTGTCTCAGAGGGCACCAAGGCTGTCACCAAGTACACAAGCTCCAAGTAG
- the LOC103527741 gene encoding histone H2B 5 isoform X2, giving the protein MPEPAKSTSAPKKGSKKAVTKTQKKGDKKRHKSRKESYSIYVYKVLKQVHPDTGISSKAMGIMNSFVNDIFERIAGEASRLAHYNKRSTITSREIQTAVRLLLPGELAKHAVSEGTKAVTKYTSSK; this is encoded by the coding sequence ATGCCGGAACCTGCGAAGTCCACCTCTGCCCCCAAAaagggctccaagaaagctgtgaCAAAGACCCAGAAGAAAGGCGACAAGAAGCGACACaagagcaggaaggaaagctACTCCATCTATGTCTACAAAGTGCTGAAGCAGGTCCACCCTGACACCGGCATTTCTTCCAAGGCCATGGGCATCATGAACTCCTTCGTCAACGACATCTTTGAGCGTATTGCTGGAGAAGCCTCCCGCCTGGCCCATTACAACAAGCGCTCCACCATCACCTCCCGGGAGATCCAGACAGCTGTACGCCTGCTGCTCCCCGGGGAGCTGGCCAAGCACGCTGTCTCAGAGGGCACCAAGGCTGTCACCAAGTACACAAGCTCCAAGTAG